A single region of the Acidobacteriota bacterium genome encodes:
- a CDS encoding flavin reductase family protein, with amino-acid sequence MTPEFRPIKPEEIPDNPFRLIGADWMLLTAGTPGDCNPMTASWGGVGVLWNQPVAICFVRPVRHTFGFMERHPVYTLSFFEERYRPALELCGTRSGRDLDKPAAAGLTPVAGAGGGVAFAEARLVIECRTLYSQDLDPVRFLDPGLAEHYPNRDYHRLYIGRITHVWIRAAGSPHHG; translated from the coding sequence ATGACGCCGGAATTCCGCCCCATCAAGCCCGAGGAGATCCCGGACAACCCCTTCCGCCTCATCGGCGCCGACTGGATGCTGCTCACCGCCGGCACGCCGGGAGACTGCAATCCCATGACCGCCAGTTGGGGCGGAGTGGGCGTGCTCTGGAACCAGCCGGTGGCGATCTGCTTCGTCCGGCCCGTCCGCCACACCTTCGGCTTCATGGAGCGCCATCCGGTGTACACGCTTTCCTTCTTCGAGGAGCGGTACCGGCCGGCACTGGAGCTGTGCGGCACCCGCTCGGGCCGCGACCTCGACAAGCCGGCGGCCGCCGGGCTGACGCCGGTCGCCGGCGCCGGCGGCGGCGTTGCGTTCGCCGAGGCCCGGCTGGTCATCGAGTGCCGGACGCTGTACAGCCAGGACCTGGATCCCGTCCGCTTCCTGGATCCGGGACTGGCGGAGCACTACCCCAACCGGGATTACCACCGGCTGTACATCGGCCGGATCACGCACGTCTGGATCCGCGCCGCCGGATCGCCACACCATGGCTGA